The Streptomyces aurantiacus genome includes a region encoding these proteins:
- a CDS encoding SCO5717 family growth-regulating ATPase: MNSDRDGIRGGWATPGDDQSDAESAVETTGEFTIDYAPPAWYTQNASGSSEGASSAAAEEEPDAEGDTSARGKAEETGAAGAVGAPEAPVAPAAPVPSFAPGAPFTPPAPAPSPGAPFVPPAPPVPPASPAFAAPDAPVTPVTPVAPSGGPGSVPKLPVGSGFEPLGPAPEAQAADSGPTALPNLPNLQGQWAPPVAPSSPPVGVPAAPVVDAPHADEDGGDGDIESGATMRISAVAVKREIAERAEAEAAPEPSSAPETESRPEPEASSQPAHPAAVAEAGADTDADADEAAASDDVAVSDHSAEGPDAEVVQVAFGRPSEDDDHVDEGAEEPEGAEEAEETGKAEVASPEDVPAAPAPFVAADEAADEVVETFADEAEPLQGDSPAQDSAAVGGSVPGESPESQGTEPEDSRPHDAEPQDAQPTGAAEPRDAEPQDAEPQDLVPPVAVPEPAAEVADAVRDTPPAWTPPPLPQGGLPPLPPSYQPAAPASAGQWPASTENEGGQPQAQPQAEAPAQPIVPPQGQPFQPQAPQPSPPAWPAAPDAPAVAAGTPAPPAAASTPADAEPSAAPASAAANESSAAVPASAPTAEASTPAPAAGAPAAPGQPGGYGFPQFSAPGTAPGPQDSVPGTAPAAPAFPQPQPGVSTAPPAQAPVPGPAPVPHPAQGGYGFPQSAPNSAQPAAPAPQDGYGLQQPNQPAPAQPAPAQPAPAAPNAPTQPPGHGFPQPGAPAQAVPNAPGQQAGYGFPQPGPAAPAANTPNTPDQHAGYGFPQPGPAAPAANTPNAPGPQPGYGFPQPGTPNPPAQHGGYGFPQPQAAQVPQAPAPQSAAPQVPAPQAPAQQAAAPQPSAAQPFPQQGQPYQQPAPQQPVSQQPGADAGAHGAPQPQAQPQAQPQPHSPQGQQPQHQPGQQPPVDPRTGTAWPQPVRHDQRQPTNPGAPLGYTAAVELSSDRLLNNKKQKAKSGRPTAGSSRFKLGGKKEEAERQRKLELIRTPVLSCYRIAVISLKGGVGKTTTTTALGATLATERQDKILAIDANPDAGTLGRRVRRETGATIRDLVQAIPYLNSYMDIRRFTSQAPSGLEIIANDVDPAVSTTFNDEDYRRAIDVLGKQYPIILTDSGTGLLYSAMRGVLDLADQLIIISTPSVDGASSASTTLDWLSAHGYADLVSRSLTVISGVRETGKMIKVDDIVSHFETRCRGVIVVPFDEHLAAGAEVNLDMMRPKVREAYFNLSALVAEDIARHQQSQGLWTSDGNPPPVAAPPLPGQPVPGQQHPGQYPQQGQPAAQPAQPYQQPQPHQPYPGQPYPQHGAPPQHGAPQQPGGYPQPPQQHGPPGPAGQPGQQGHAGHPGAAPQGWQPQPEQQQPAQPQPGAPFQQPAAAPAPGQPFNPNAPAPAPGQQFQPGAPYQPPQGDQNGHGGQDSQGQTPPPPPPHQ; the protein is encoded by the coding sequence AGGGGGCTTCCTCCGCCGCGGCCGAGGAAGAGCCGGACGCGGAGGGCGACACGAGCGCGCGGGGCAAGGCGGAGGAGACGGGAGCAGCGGGGGCGGTGGGAGCGCCGGAAGCACCCGTGGCTCCGGCAGCGCCTGTGCCCTCCTTTGCTCCCGGGGCGCCTTTCACTCCCCCCGCTCCTGCTCCTTCTCCTGGGGCGCCCTTCGTGCCGCCCGCTCCGCCCGTTCCCCCTGCTTCCCCCGCTTTTGCGGCTCCTGACGCTCCCGTGACCCCTGTCACTCCTGTTGCTCCCAGTGGCGGACCGGGCTCTGTTCCGAAGCTGCCGGTGGGCAGTGGGTTCGAGCCTCTGGGTCCGGCTCCCGAGGCGCAGGCTGCTGATTCCGGGCCCACCGCCCTGCCGAACCTGCCGAACCTTCAGGGGCAGTGGGCTCCGCCGGTCGCGCCGTCGAGTCCTCCGGTCGGCGTACCGGCGGCTCCCGTGGTTGACGCGCCTCATGCCGACGAGGACGGCGGGGACGGCGACATCGAGAGCGGCGCCACGATGCGGATTTCGGCGGTCGCCGTGAAGCGGGAGATCGCGGAGCGTGCCGAGGCCGAGGCTGCGCCCGAGCCCTCGTCGGCGCCCGAGACCGAGTCCCGGCCCGAGCCCGAGGCCTCCTCCCAGCCCGCACATCCGGCCGCGGTTGCGGAAGCGGGGGCGGACACGGACGCGGACGCGGACGAAGCAGCGGCTTCCGACGATGTCGCGGTCTCCGACCACAGTGCGGAAGGGCCTGACGCGGAGGTCGTCCAGGTCGCGTTCGGGCGCCCGTCCGAGGACGACGACCACGTGGACGAGGGAGCCGAGGAACCCGAGGGCGCGGAAGAGGCGGAAGAGACCGGGAAGGCCGAGGTGGCGTCCCCGGAGGATGTGCCCGCGGCGCCCGCGCCGTTTGTCGCGGCCGACGAGGCCGCGGACGAGGTCGTGGAGACGTTCGCGGACGAGGCCGAGCCTCTTCAGGGCGACAGCCCCGCACAGGACTCCGCTGCTGTCGGCGGCTCCGTGCCCGGCGAGTCCCCCGAGTCTCAGGGCACGGAGCCCGAGGACTCCCGGCCGCACGATGCCGAGCCGCAGGACGCGCAGCCGACGGGCGCGGCCGAACCCCGGGACGCGGAGCCTCAAGACGCCGAGCCCCAGGACCTCGTACCGCCGGTCGCCGTTCCGGAGCCCGCGGCGGAGGTGGCCGACGCCGTGCGGGACACGCCTCCCGCGTGGACTCCGCCGCCGCTGCCGCAGGGCGGACTGCCTCCGCTGCCGCCGTCGTACCAGCCTGCCGCGCCTGCTTCGGCCGGGCAGTGGCCCGCGTCGACGGAGAACGAGGGTGGGCAGCCGCAGGCGCAGCCACAGGCGGAGGCCCCGGCTCAGCCGATCGTGCCGCCGCAGGGGCAGCCGTTCCAGCCGCAGGCACCGCAGCCCTCCCCGCCTGCCTGGCCCGCCGCCCCTGATGCGCCTGCCGTGGCGGCCGGTACGCCTGCCCCGCCCGCCGCTGCTTCCACGCCCGCGGACGCCGAGCCGTCGGCCGCACCCGCCTCGGCGGCTGCCAACGAGAGTTCGGCGGCCGTCCCGGCGTCCGCGCCGACCGCCGAGGCGTCCACTCCGGCGCCCGCCGCCGGTGCTCCGGCAGCTCCTGGACAGCCGGGGGGTTACGGGTTCCCGCAGTTCAGCGCTCCCGGTACGGCTCCGGGGCCGCAGGACAGCGTTCCCGGTACGGCCCCGGCGGCCCCCGCCTTCCCGCAGCCGCAGCCCGGGGTTTCGACCGCGCCGCCGGCTCAGGCACCTGTTCCGGGTCCCGCGCCGGTTCCGCATCCGGCTCAGGGCGGTTACGGCTTCCCGCAGTCCGCCCCCAACTCCGCGCAGCCCGCCGCCCCGGCACCTCAGGACGGTTACGGCCTCCAGCAGCCGAACCAGCCCGCGCCCGCTCAGCCTGCTCCGGCTCAGCCCGCCCCGGCAGCTCCGAACGCACCCACGCAGCCTCCCGGTCACGGGTTCCCGCAGCCGGGCGCTCCGGCCCAGGCCGTGCCCAACGCGCCCGGCCAGCAGGCGGGTTACGGCTTCCCCCAGCCCGGCCCCGCCGCACCCGCCGCGAACACACCCAACACGCCTGACCAGCACGCGGGATACGGCTTCCCCCAGCCCGGCCCCGCCGCACCCGCCGCGAACACACCCAACGCCCCCGGCCCGCAGCCCGGTTACGGCTTCCCGCAGCCGGGCACCCCCAACCCGCCCGCTCAGCACGGGGGGTACGGGTTCCCGCAGCCGCAGGCCGCTCAGGTTCCCCAGGCGCCCGCGCCCCAGTCCGCTGCTCCGCAGGTTCCTGCCCCGCAGGCCCCGGCTCAGCAGGCGGCGGCCCCCCAGCCGTCCGCCGCGCAGCCGTTCCCCCAGCAGGGGCAGCCCTACCAGCAGCCTGCTCCGCAACAGCCCGTATCGCAGCAGCCCGGCGCCGACGCCGGTGCCCACGGCGCACCCCAGCCGCAGGCACAACCCCAGGCGCAGCCGCAGCCGCACTCGCCTCAGGGCCAGCAGCCCCAGCACCAGCCCGGGCAGCAGCCCCCGGTCGACCCCCGTACCGGTACCGCCTGGCCGCAGCCCGTGCGGCACGATCAGCGGCAGCCCACCAACCCGGGGGCGCCGCTCGGCTACACGGCGGCCGTGGAGCTGTCGTCGGACCGGCTGCTCAACAACAAGAAGCAGAAGGCGAAGAGCGGCCGGCCCACCGCCGGTTCCTCCCGGTTCAAGCTCGGGGGCAAGAAGGAGGAGGCGGAGCGGCAGCGGAAGCTGGAGCTGATCCGCACTCCGGTGCTGTCGTGCTACCGGATCGCCGTCATCAGCCTCAAGGGCGGTGTGGGCAAGACGACCACGACCACCGCGCTCGGCGCCACGCTCGCCACCGAGCGGCAGGACAAGATCCTCGCCATCGACGCCAACCCGGACGCCGGTACGCTCGGCCGCCGTGTGCGCCGGGAGACCGGGGCCACCATCCGTGACCTCGTGCAGGCGATCCCGTACCTCAACTCGTACATGGACATCCGGCGGTTCACGTCCCAGGCGCCCTCGGGGCTGGAGATCATCGCCAACGACGTCGACCCGGCCGTGTCGACGACGTTCAACGACGAGGACTACCGGCGCGCAATCGACGTCCTCGGCAAGCAATACCCGATCATCCTCACGGACTCCGGTACAGGTCTGCTCTACAGCGCCATGCGCGGTGTACTCGACCTCGCCGACCAGCTCATCATCATCTCGACGCCGTCCGTCGACGGTGCCAGCAGCGCCAGTACGACGCTGGACTGGCTCTCGGCCCACGGGTACGCGGACCTGGTGTCCCGGTCCCTCACCGTCATCTCCGGGGTGCGCGAGACCGGCAAGATGATCAAGGTGGACGACATCGTCAGTCACTTCGAGACGCGCTGCCGGGGCGTCATCGTCGTCCCGTTCGACGAGCACCTCGCCGCGGGCGCCGAGGTCAACCTCGACATGATGCGGCCGAAGGTGCGCGAGGCGTACTTCAACCTCTCGGCGCTGGTCGCGGAGGACATCGCACGGCACCAGCAGTCGCAGGGCCTGTGGACGTCGGACGGCAACCCGCCGCCGGTCGCCGCCCCGCCGCTGCCCGGCCAGCCCGTCCCGGGCCAGCAGCATCCCGGTCAGTACCCCCAGCAGGGCCAGCCGGCAGCACAGCCGGCTCAGCCCTACCAGCAGCCCCAGCCCCACCAGCCGTATCCCGGGCAGCCGTATCCGCAGCACGGGGCCCCGCCCCAGCACGGAGCCCCGCAGCAGCCCGGCGGCTACCCGCAGCCGCCTCAGCAGCACGGCCCGCCCGGCCCCGCCGGGCAGCCGGGGCAGCAAGGCCACGCGGGTCACCCGGGTGCCGCTCCCCAGGGCTGGCAGCCCCAGCCGGAGCAGCAGCAGCCGGCTCAGCCTCAGCCGGGCGCGCCCTTCCAACAGCCTGCGGCCGCGCCCGCGCCGGGCCAGCCGTTCAATCCCAACGCCCCGGCGCCGGCTCCGGGGCAGCAGTTCCAGCCGGGCGCGCCCTATCAGCCTCCGCAGGGCGACCAGAACGGTCACGGCGGCCAGGACTCGCAGGGTCAGACCCCGCCGCCCCCTCCGCCCCACCAGTAA
- a CDS encoding ABC transporter substrate-binding protein, producing MDTHDQYGARGTVLRLLAAAGAAALTLTVGLVTPLNPAPQRAEAKDDKEVLTVAVAQSVDSLSPFLAARLVSTSIHRLTYEYLTNYDPKDNHAIPGLATKWEPSADKLTWTYTIRDNSTWSDGEQATAEDAAWTFNTMMTDEGAATANGSFVANFEKVTAPSPTKLVIELKKPQATMAALDVPIVPKHVWEKVGDFSKFNNDKKFPVVGNGPFILTGYKADSYVRLKPNESFWRGAPKFDELVFKYYKDGDAAVAALQKGEVSFVSGLTPAQAAALKGQDDVTVNDAPGRRFYALATNPGAQAKDGKKFGDGHESLLDQKVRRALFMAVDRETVIDKVFQGHAAEGEGYIPPRFSPYYWEPSDAQRIAYDPDKAAELLDEAGYKKNGDGKRVGKNGKPITYRVLCHATDPQDKAVGKYLQEWWGELGIGVALDCRDNVSDPWLAGEYDLAFDGWSVNPDPDFVLSIHTCAALPATPEDIGATDNFICDKKYDDLYAQQLAEYDPAKRAELVKRMESRLYDTGYMNVMAYPNAVEAYRTDQIASITKMPQAAGNIYGQDGYWSWWSATPAAASESSDDSSQTGVIIGIVAGVVVLAGIGVFFAMRRRATAEDRE from the coding sequence ATGGACACACACGACCAGTACGGCGCGAGAGGTACCGTCCTCCGCCTCCTCGCGGCCGCCGGCGCCGCCGCCCTCACCCTCACCGTCGGTCTGGTGACCCCGCTCAACCCGGCGCCCCAGCGGGCCGAGGCGAAGGACGACAAAGAGGTCCTCACGGTCGCGGTGGCGCAGAGCGTCGACTCCCTGAGCCCGTTCCTCGCGGCCCGGCTGGTCAGTACGAGCATCCACCGGCTCACGTACGAGTACCTGACCAACTACGACCCGAAGGACAACCACGCGATCCCGGGTCTGGCCACCAAGTGGGAACCCTCCGCCGACAAGCTCACCTGGACCTACACGATCCGCGACAACTCCACGTGGTCGGACGGTGAGCAGGCGACCGCCGAGGACGCGGCGTGGACGTTCAACACGATGATGACCGACGAGGGCGCGGCCACCGCGAACGGCAGCTTCGTCGCGAACTTCGAGAAGGTCACCGCTCCGAGCCCCACCAAGCTCGTCATCGAGCTGAAGAAGCCGCAGGCCACGATGGCCGCGCTGGACGTGCCGATCGTGCCGAAGCACGTGTGGGAGAAGGTCGGCGACTTCTCGAAGTTCAACAACGACAAGAAGTTCCCCGTCGTCGGCAACGGTCCGTTCATCCTCACGGGTTACAAGGCCGACAGCTACGTGCGGCTGAAGCCCAACGAGTCGTTCTGGCGCGGGGCTCCGAAGTTCGACGAGCTGGTCTTCAAGTACTACAAGGACGGTGACGCGGCGGTGGCGGCCCTGCAGAAGGGTGAGGTGTCGTTCGTCTCCGGCCTGACGCCCGCTCAGGCTGCGGCGCTGAAGGGCCAGGACGACGTCACCGTCAACGACGCGCCGGGGCGCCGCTTCTACGCACTCGCCACCAACCCGGGCGCGCAGGCGAAGGACGGCAAGAAGTTCGGCGACGGTCACGAGTCGCTGCTCGACCAGAAGGTCCGCCGGGCGCTGTTCATGGCCGTGGACCGCGAGACGGTCATCGACAAGGTCTTCCAGGGGCACGCGGCCGAGGGCGAGGGGTACATCCCGCCGCGCTTCTCCCCGTACTACTGGGAGCCGTCGGACGCCCAGCGCATCGCGTACGACCCGGACAAGGCTGCCGAGCTCCTCGACGAGGCGGGATACAAGAAGAACGGTGACGGCAAGCGCGTAGGGAAGAACGGCAAGCCGATCACCTACCGCGTGCTCTGCCACGCGACGGACCCCCAGGACAAGGCGGTCGGGAAGTACCTCCAGGAGTGGTGGGGCGAGCTCGGCATCGGCGTCGCGCTGGACTGCCGGGACAACGTGAGCGATCCCTGGCTGGCCGGCGAGTACGACCTCGCCTTCGACGGCTGGTCCGTGAATCCCGATCCCGACTTCGTCCTCTCCATCCACACCTGCGCCGCGCTCCCGGCGACGCCCGAGGACATCGGCGCGACCGACAACTTCATCTGCGACAAGAAGTACGACGACCTGTACGCGCAGCAGCTCGCCGAGTACGACCCCGCCAAGCGGGCGGAGCTCGTCAAGCGGATGGAGTCACGGCTGTACGACACCGGGTACATGAACGTCATGGCGTACCCGAACGCGGTCGAGGCCTATCGCACCGACCAGATCGCGTCGATCACGAAGATGCCTCAGGCCGCGGGGAACATCTACGGCCAGGACGGCTACTGGAGCTGGTGGTCGGCGACTCCGGCCGCCGCCAGCGAGTCCTCCGACGACTCGAGCCAGACAGGCGTCATCATCGGCATCGTCGCGGGAGTCGTGGTCCTCGCGGGCATCGGGGTGTTCTTCGCGATGCGCCGTCGCGCGACCGCCGAGGACCGCGAGTAG
- a CDS encoding ABC transporter permease produces the protein MTAEATPSLVGKTGGPAEAGPPTVRGPRVRGSAYPRYVAGKLGGAAVSLLAVLVTSFFLFRLIPGDPVKFMTGGRQVSAEQLAAYRREFGLDLALWEQFTDYCGKALTGDLGTSYQFRAPVIDKITEALPNTLLLTGTSFVLYTVLGVYLGTRAAWRNGGLGDRLNTGLALTLYSIPSFWLGLLMIIVFSVGVGPIPGLFPTGGMESGDQEGFAYVLDVAHHLVLPVVTLVAVEYGQTLLVTRSALLDEMGSDYLTTARAKGLRDDLVRRRHAVPNALLPTMTLIFINLGRTVAGVILVETVFSWPGLGGLFYQALSVPDLPLVQGLFFVFAAAVIVMNTLADLIYPLLDPRVGR, from the coding sequence ATGACCGCTGAAGCGACACCCTCGCTGGTCGGGAAGACCGGCGGTCCGGCGGAGGCCGGGCCGCCGACGGTCCGCGGGCCACGGGTACGCGGCTCCGCGTACCCGCGGTACGTGGCAGGCAAGCTGGGCGGCGCGGCCGTCTCCCTGCTCGCCGTCCTCGTCACCAGCTTCTTCCTCTTCCGGCTGATCCCCGGCGACCCGGTGAAGTTCATGACGGGTGGGCGCCAGGTGTCGGCCGAGCAACTGGCGGCCTACCGACGGGAGTTCGGGCTCGATCTGGCGCTGTGGGAGCAGTTCACCGACTACTGCGGCAAGGCCCTCACCGGCGATCTCGGCACCTCGTACCAGTTCCGGGCACCGGTCATCGACAAGATCACCGAGGCTCTGCCGAACACGCTGCTGCTCACGGGCACGTCGTTCGTGCTCTACACGGTGCTCGGTGTCTACCTCGGCACCAGGGCCGCCTGGCGCAACGGCGGCCTCGGGGACCGGCTCAACACCGGCCTGGCGCTGACCCTCTACTCGATCCCGTCGTTCTGGCTCGGGCTGCTGATGATCATCGTCTTCTCCGTCGGTGTCGGGCCGATCCCCGGCCTCTTCCCGACAGGCGGCATGGAGTCCGGCGACCAGGAGGGCTTCGCGTACGTCCTCGACGTCGCCCATCACCTCGTCCTGCCCGTCGTGACACTGGTCGCGGTCGAGTACGGGCAGACGCTGCTGGTCACCCGCTCGGCCCTGCTCGACGAGATGGGCAGCGACTATCTGACCACCGCGCGGGCCAAGGGGCTGCGGGACGATCTCGTACGCCGACGGCACGCCGTGCCGAACGCCCTGCTGCCGACGATGACGCTGATCTTCATCAACCTCGGCCGGACCGTCGCGGGCGTGATCCTCGTCGAGACGGTCTTCTCGTGGCCGGGGCTGGGCGGCCTGTTCTACCAGGCGCTGAGCGTGCCGGACCTGCCGCTGGTGCAGGGGCTGTTCTTCGTCTTCGCCGCCGCGGTGATCGTGATGAACACCCTCGCCGACCTGATCTATCCACTGCTCGACCCGAGGGTGGGCCGATGA
- a CDS encoding ABC transporter permease, whose amino-acid sequence MTTTDPDEPMTSDAAPPPSPSPAPPGTASPPSPGAAPAAKAGPRALARQRRRASAARFWQRYRTHRSGLFGLAALALFALIALTAPLTVGSGVQSVTDAPGRPMESPSLEFPLGTDQFGRSLLGLVVWGSRISLLVGLLAAVLSVAIGALIGITAGHFRGWYATVLMRITDWFLVMPTLVLAIALATVMSRSLGTIILAIGVTTWPTTARLVRAQTLGVEARPYIERAKALGGGHWHVMSRHVLPNVMPLVLAQTTLIISSAILAEATLAFLGLGDPTVVSWGGLLQDAREAGAVSAGKWWYLVPPGIAIAVVALAFTLCGRAVESVLNPKLGVAR is encoded by the coding sequence ATGACGACGACGGACCCGGACGAGCCGATGACGTCCGACGCGGCTCCCCCGCCTTCTCCTTCACCGGCTCCCCCGGGGACGGCCTCGCCGCCCTCCCCGGGCGCCGCCCCGGCGGCGAAGGCCGGGCCCCGCGCCCTCGCCCGGCAGCGCCGCCGTGCCTCCGCCGCCCGCTTCTGGCAGCGGTACCGCACGCACCGCTCGGGGCTCTTCGGCCTGGCGGCGCTCGCGCTGTTCGCCCTGATCGCGCTCACCGCGCCGCTGACCGTCGGTTCCGGCGTGCAGAGCGTGACGGACGCGCCGGGGCGGCCCATGGAGAGTCCCAGCCTCGAATTCCCGCTGGGCACCGACCAGTTCGGGCGCAGCCTGCTCGGGCTGGTGGTGTGGGGGTCACGTATCTCGCTGCTCGTGGGCCTGCTCGCGGCCGTCCTCTCGGTCGCGATCGGAGCGCTCATCGGTATCACCGCCGGCCACTTCCGCGGCTGGTACGCGACGGTGCTGATGCGGATCACCGACTGGTTCCTGGTCATGCCGACGCTGGTGCTCGCGATCGCGCTCGCGACCGTGATGTCCCGCTCGCTCGGCACGATCATCCTGGCGATCGGTGTCACGACGTGGCCGACGACGGCACGGCTGGTGCGGGCGCAGACCCTCGGCGTGGAGGCCAGGCCGTACATCGAACGGGCGAAGGCCCTCGGCGGCGGCCACTGGCACGTCATGTCCCGTCACGTCCTGCCCAACGTCATGCCGCTGGTGCTGGCGCAGACGACCCTGATCATCTCCTCCGCGATCCTCGCCGAGGCGACGCTCGCCTTCCTCGGCCTCGGCGACCCGACGGTCGTCTCGTGGGGCGGCCTGCTCCAGGACGCGCGAGAGGCGGGCGCGGTCAGCGCCGGGAAGTGGTGGTACCTCGTGCCGCCGGGCATCGCCATCGCCGTCGTGGCCCTCGCCTTCACCCTGTGCGGGCGGGCCGTCGAGTCCGTCCTCAATCCCAAGCTGGGGGTGGCCCGTTGA
- a CDS encoding ABC transporter ATP-binding protein — MSAPTARHLLDVRDLDVTYAGGVAAVRGVNLTVDAGQKVGIAGESGCGKSTLALALLRLLPPGARVSGRILLDGEDVLTMKWGRVRAVRWAGASIVFQGAMHSLNAVHRVGDQIAEPVLLHRKATPAGARKKAGELLEQVGLPAARASAYPHELSGGQRQRVMIAMALACGPRLVIADEPTTALDVMIQAQILRLLQQLVSEQELGLVMISHDLAVLSDTCDRLAVMYAGRVVEEGPARQVYEDARHPYGKALSAAFPRIGDAGSRFAPRGLPGDPPDPSALPSGCAFHPRCAVALDSCAVQDPALRAADPGRSAACVHAGPVAVAEEARSTT; from the coding sequence TTGAGCGCGCCGACCGCACGACACCTGCTGGACGTACGGGACCTCGACGTGACGTACGCCGGAGGGGTGGCCGCCGTGCGCGGCGTGAACCTCACCGTGGACGCCGGCCAGAAGGTCGGCATCGCGGGCGAGTCCGGCTGCGGCAAGTCCACGCTGGCGCTGGCCCTGCTGCGGCTGCTGCCGCCCGGGGCCCGGGTCAGCGGGCGCATCCTCCTCGACGGCGAGGACGTGCTGACCATGAAATGGGGGCGGGTACGGGCGGTCCGCTGGGCCGGGGCCTCGATCGTCTTCCAGGGCGCGATGCACTCGCTGAACGCCGTGCACCGCGTCGGGGACCAGATCGCCGAGCCCGTCCTGCTGCACAGGAAGGCGACCCCGGCGGGCGCCCGGAAGAAGGCCGGCGAACTGCTGGAGCAGGTGGGTCTTCCGGCGGCGCGGGCGTCCGCGTACCCGCACGAGCTGTCCGGCGGCCAGCGTCAGCGCGTGATGATCGCGATGGCCCTGGCCTGCGGCCCCCGGTTGGTCATCGCCGACGAACCGACCACCGCGCTCGACGTGATGATCCAGGCGCAGATCCTGAGGCTTCTCCAACAGCTCGTGTCCGAACAGGAGTTGGGCCTGGTGATGATCAGCCACGACCTGGCCGTCCTGTCCGACACCTGCGACCGGCTCGCGGTGATGTACGCGGGACGGGTGGTGGAGGAGGGCCCGGCACGGCAGGTGTACGAGGACGCCCGGCACCCCTATGGGAAGGCGCTGTCGGCGGCCTTCCCGCGGATCGGGGACGCCGGGTCGCGGTTCGCGCCGCGCGGGCTGCCGGGGGATCCGCCCGATCCGTCCGCGCTGCCGTCCGGCTGTGCGTTCCACCCGCGGTGCGCGGTGGCACTTGACTCGTGCGCCGTGCAGGACCCGGCGCTGCGGGCGGCAGACCCGGGCCGCTCGGCGGCCTGCGTACACGCCGGTCCGGTGGCCGTGGCGGAAGAAGCGAGGAGCACCACATGA
- a CDS encoding oligopeptide/dipeptide ABC transporter ATP-binding protein: MTRTTASDPAAPLLSAQGLHVVFPARRGDSARARAVDGVDLDVRPGEIVALVGESGCGKTTLARSLLGLVPPTEGRVTFAGRPLDYSSRALKAYRRRAQLVLQDPSGSLNPRHTVYDAVAEGLRIHAYGGDEREAVSTALSRAGLRPPERFFLRYPHELSGGQRQRVVIAGALVLEPELIVADEPVASLDASVRGEILALLLRLRSELGLSALVVTHDLGLAWNIADRVAVMYLGRIVETGAVEDVLTAPQHPYTQALLSVLPEAPGDPVVLTGEPPDPSRIPSGCRFHARCQVLAGGEAERAGVADACRGKDLPVLDGGGGAQVACHWARTKAPL; the protein is encoded by the coding sequence ATGACGAGGACGACCGCTTCGGACCCAGCGGCTCCCCTGCTGAGCGCCCAGGGCCTTCATGTCGTCTTCCCCGCCCGGCGCGGCGACAGCGCCCGGGCGCGGGCCGTCGACGGTGTGGACCTGGACGTCCGGCCCGGTGAGATCGTCGCGCTGGTCGGCGAGTCGGGCTGCGGCAAGACGACCCTGGCACGCTCGCTCCTCGGTCTCGTCCCGCCGACGGAGGGCCGGGTCACCTTCGCGGGCCGCCCCCTCGACTACTCCTCGCGCGCCCTCAAGGCGTACCGCAGACGCGCCCAGCTGGTGCTCCAGGACCCGAGCGGCTCGCTGAACCCCCGGCACACGGTGTACGACGCGGTGGCGGAGGGGCTGCGCATCCACGCGTACGGAGGCGACGAACGCGAGGCGGTCTCGACTGCCCTGTCACGGGCCGGACTTCGCCCGCCGGAGCGGTTCTTCCTGCGCTATCCGCACGAACTCTCGGGAGGTCAGCGCCAGCGTGTGGTCATCGCGGGCGCGCTCGTCCTGGAGCCCGAACTCATCGTCGCGGACGAGCCGGTGGCGTCGCTGGACGCGTCGGTGCGTGGCGAGATCCTGGCCCTGCTGCTGCGGCTGCGCTCCGAACTCGGCCTGTCGGCCCTGGTGGTGACACACGACCTGGGTCTCGCCTGGAACATCGCGGACCGGGTCGCGGTGATGTACCTGGGCCGGATCGTCGAGACGGGAGCGGTGGAGGACGTCCTGACGGCACCTCAGCACCCCTACACGCAGGCCCTGTTGTCGGTCCTGCCCGAGGCTCCCGGAGATCCGGTCGTCCTCACCGGCGAGCCCCCGGACCCGTCCCGCATCCCCTCCGGCTGCCGCTTCCACGCGCGCTGCCAGGTCCTGGCGGGCGGGGAGGCCGAGCGCGCGGGGGTCGCGGACGCGTGCCGCGGGAAGGACCTGCCGGTACTGGACGGGGGCGGTGGGGCGCAGGTGGCGTGCCACTGGGCCCGGACCAAGGCGCCCCTCTAG